A section of the Sporolituus thermophilus DSM 23256 genome encodes:
- a CDS encoding tyrosine-protein kinase family protein codes for MNNTDELVGSSRIKIFVGEFGSGKTELAVNYALALRRCGFPTAIVDLDLVKPYFRTRENRDVLEAQDVLVVAPEKRLSHADLPVLPHELARVLETDDYQVVIDVGGGDSAIVLGQVHRQLAHGCYQAMMVINTCRPFTSTAAGIVSTLRRLEQVARLKISGLVSNTNLAEDTTEQHVREGLAIVEQAARELDLPINWVVVPEWLKPESYGYPVFVLRRFTHYPWME; via the coding sequence ATGAATAATACTGACGAACTGGTCGGCTCGTCCCGTATTAAGATTTTTGTCGGCGAATTTGGCAGCGGCAAGACTGAATTAGCCGTAAACTACGCCTTGGCCCTTCGGCGCTGCGGTTTTCCTACGGCAATTGTCGACTTAGACTTGGTAAAACCGTACTTTCGGACAAGAGAAAACAGAGATGTTCTCGAAGCACAGGACGTCCTGGTCGTGGCGCCGGAAAAACGGCTGTCCCATGCTGATTTACCGGTTTTGCCCCATGAATTGGCGCGTGTTCTTGAAACCGACGATTATCAGGTCGTTATCGACGTGGGGGGCGGTGATTCAGCGATTGTATTGGGACAGGTTCACCGTCAGCTGGCCCACGGTTGCTACCAGGCGATGATGGTGATAAATACCTGTCGGCCGTTCACCAGCACTGCCGCAGGTATTGTCAGTACCCTGCGCCGCCTGGAACAAGTAGCACGGCTAAAAATCAGCGGATTGGTCAGTAACACCAATCTGGCCGAGGACACCACCGAGCAGCATGTGCGGGAAGGACTGGCCATTGTCGAGCAGGCAGCCCGGGAACTGGACCTGCCAATAAACTGGGTGGTAGTTCCGGAGTGGTTGAAACCGGAAAGTTACGGTTATCCCGTATTTGTGCTCAGACGTTTTACGCATTATCCATGGATGGAATAA
- the spo0A gene encoding sporulation transcription factor Spo0A, whose amino-acid sequence MQREKIKVAIADDNREFSEIMQEYLSQQPDIDLVGVAYNGEQILSIIEEKNPEVVILDIIMPHLDGIGVLERIGQSGVKRPKFIMLTAFGQESITQRVVELGADYYILKPFNMDVLVSRIRQLANMVTTQRPVVAPAIKARPIDIEVTNIIREIGIPAHIKGYQYLRDAIMMIINEMELLGAVTKVLYPMIASKYSTTPSRVERAIRHAIEVAWNRGNMEMINKLFGYTIKLEKGKPTNSEFMAMIADKLRMEMRA is encoded by the coding sequence ATGCAAAGGGAAAAGATCAAAGTGGCGATAGCGGACGATAACCGCGAGTTTTCGGAAATTATGCAAGAGTATCTTAGCCAGCAACCGGACATTGATTTGGTAGGCGTAGCCTACAACGGCGAACAGATTTTGTCCATCATCGAGGAAAAGAACCCCGAGGTGGTCATTCTTGATATAATAATGCCTCACCTGGACGGTATTGGCGTGCTCGAACGTATCGGCCAATCAGGCGTCAAGCGGCCCAAATTTATCATGTTAACTGCTTTCGGCCAGGAAAGTATCACCCAGCGCGTTGTCGAATTGGGGGCCGATTACTATATTCTTAAACCTTTCAACATGGATGTACTGGTCAGCCGCATCCGCCAGCTGGCTAACATGGTAACCACGCAGAGGCCGGTCGTCGCCCCGGCAATAAAAGCGCGCCCCATCGATATAGAAGTAACTAATATCATCCGGGAAATTGGCATTCCGGCTCATATTAAAGGTTATCAGTATTTGCGCGACGCAATTATGATGATTATTAACGAAATGGAGCTGCTTGGCGCGGTCACGAAAGTGCTGTACCCGATGATTGCCTCCAAATATTCTACCACCCCCAGCCGCGTGGAGCGTGCCATCCGCCATGCCATTGAGGTAGCCTGGAACCGCGGCAATATGGAAATGATTAATAAATTGTTTGGTTATACCATTAAATTGGAAAAAGGTAAGCCCACTAATTCCGAGTTTATGGCCATGATTGCCGATAAACTTAGAATGGAAATGCGGGCCTAA
- a CDS encoding NUDIX hydrolase: MQSLEEQLLKSTRVFEGKIIRLRVDTVRLPDGRQATREVVEHPGAVAVVPILGDGRIALVRQYRHATRQLMLEIPAGKLDKGEDPDVCAARELEEETGFISRSLRKVATVYTTPGFTDEIMHLYVAQQLEPSVQRPDEDEFIQLEYFTRDELRAALQQGAINDAKTMLGLLLAGI; encoded by the coding sequence ATGCAATCGCTAGAAGAACAGCTTTTAAAGTCTACACGAGTCTTTGAAGGAAAAATAATTCGGCTGCGCGTCGATACGGTGCGTCTTCCTGACGGTCGCCAAGCGACGCGGGAAGTGGTTGAACACCCAGGGGCAGTAGCCGTTGTACCGATTCTCGGCGACGGACGGATTGCTCTGGTAAGACAGTACCGGCATGCGACAAGGCAGCTTATGCTGGAAATTCCTGCCGGTAAGCTGGATAAGGGCGAGGATCCTGACGTCTGCGCCGCCCGGGAGCTTGAGGAAGAAACAGGGTTTATCAGCCGCTCCCTCCGTAAGGTAGCGACGGTATATACTACTCCCGGTTTTACCGATGAAATTATGCATCTCTATGTGGCCCAACAACTTGAACCTTCGGTGCAGCGGCCTGATGAAGACGAATTTATTCAACTTGAATATTTTACCAGGGATGAACTTCGCGCGGCTCTTCAGCAGGGCGCGATCAACGATGCCAAGACGATGCTTGGCCTATTGTTGGCGGGGATTTGA
- a CDS encoding hydrogenase expression/formation C-terminal domain-containing protein, giving the protein MMQQSSVSAHARAVLAEIAAALERFASTGETYTLFVNKMGLTQADREAIHAFLGQGTAKVLLNDTAEPAEWLETGIAGVWYGVFYDANRRPAVETIEISDFPRIAAAQPEDIAVKSAELRQRLTEL; this is encoded by the coding sequence ATGATGCAACAATCTAGCGTTTCAGCACATGCGCGGGCCGTTTTGGCTGAAATTGCTGCCGCACTTGAACGCTTTGCCAGTACCGGCGAGACGTATACTTTATTCGTTAATAAAATGGGCTTGACGCAGGCCGACAGGGAAGCTATTCATGCCTTTCTCGGCCAGGGAACAGCCAAAGTACTGCTTAACGATACGGCTGAACCGGCCGAATGGCTGGAAACCGGCATTGCCGGCGTTTGGTACGGCGTTTTCTACGACGCAAACCGCAGGCCGGCCGTAGAGACGATTGAGATTAGTGATTTTCCCCGGATAGCGGCCGCCCAGCCGGAAGATATTGCCGTAAAAAGCGCCGAATTGCGGCAGCGGCTGACCGAACTATGA
- a CDS encoding CC/Se motif family (seleno)protein: protein MNLGPSVRLGLPKNRADYEKQVINGVDVYIPKGFSCPFALTIEVGSFFGFRTLHIDGWKLI, encoded by the coding sequence ATTAATCTTGGCCCGTCCGTGCGACTGGGCCTGCCAAAAAACCGTGCCGATTATGAAAAACAGGTTATTAACGGTGTAGATGTCTATATTCCTAAAGGATTTTCCTGTCCTTTTGCGCTTACCATCGAGGTAGGCAGTTTCTTTGGCTTTAGAACACTTCATATTGACGGCTGGAAACTAATTTAA
- a CDS encoding HyaD/HybD family hydrogenase maturation endopeptidase, translating to MKQVTVLGIGNILLQDEGFGVRAVEELLRRYTFPPYVQVLDGGTLGMELLRFLTGTDKLIIIDAVKGDGPPGTLYEFKNQAVKSYFKEKVSMHELGIQDVLATLEILGQPIMEITVFGVQPDLLDIGLELSPLAAAVIDPVVARVVRQLESWQVEVMKNDATI from the coding sequence ATGAAACAAGTCACCGTGTTGGGCATAGGGAACATACTATTACAGGATGAAGGATTTGGCGTGAGAGCGGTGGAAGAACTGCTCCGGCGCTACACCTTTCCGCCTTATGTGCAGGTTCTTGATGGCGGTACTTTAGGCATGGAACTTTTGCGCTTTTTAACCGGCACCGACAAACTCATCATCATCGATGCCGTAAAGGGCGACGGCCCGCCCGGCACGTTGTACGAATTTAAGAATCAGGCCGTAAAAAGTTATTTTAAGGAAAAAGTATCCATGCACGAACTGGGGATCCAGGATGTACTGGCTACCCTTGAAATTCTCGGCCAACCTATAATGGAAATAACGGTGTTTGGTGTTCAGCCGGATTTATTGGACATTGGCCTGGAACTGTCCCCGCTGGCGGCGGCGGTGATAGACCCCGTGGTTGCCCGGGTAGTCCGGCAGCTTGAGTCTTGGCAGGTGGAGGTAATGAAAAATGATGCAACAATCTAG
- the buk gene encoding butyrate kinase — translation MKHQYKILAINPGSTSTKIAVYADETCLFEETIRHSAEELAPFARINDQYEFRRQLVEKALTAHNVKIEELSAVVGRGGPLKPIPSGTYIVNDTMCEDLRTGVQAEHASNLGGLIARGIADQAGIPAFIVDPVSVDEFEPLARITGIPEIQRRSLFHALNLKAVAHRVACDLGRDYHSLNLIMVHLGGGISVGIQQGGRMIDVANPNETGPFSPERAGAVPTGDLVKMCYSGKYTLEQMKKKLVGSGGLVAHLGTNDGREIERRINAGDKYAALVYEAMAYQVAKEIGAMATVVSGKVDAIVLTGGLAHSKLLTGWISDRVRFIADVLIYPGEDELKALVEGALRVLRGEEEAKIYR, via the coding sequence GTGAAGCACCAATATAAGATTTTGGCAATTAATCCTGGATCGACTTCGACCAAAATTGCCGTCTATGCCGATGAAACGTGCCTTTTTGAAGAAACTATCCGGCACAGCGCGGAAGAACTTGCGCCGTTTGCGCGTATCAATGACCAGTATGAATTCCGGCGCCAGCTTGTCGAAAAGGCTTTGACTGCACACAACGTCAAAATAGAAGAACTTAGCGCCGTTGTGGGGCGGGGCGGGCCGTTAAAACCCATCCCGAGCGGTACATATATCGTAAACGACACAATGTGCGAAGACCTGCGTACCGGTGTCCAGGCCGAACACGCATCTAATCTTGGCGGTCTTATCGCCCGCGGCATTGCTGACCAGGCCGGGATTCCCGCCTTTATCGTTGACCCGGTAAGCGTAGACGAATTTGAGCCATTGGCGAGAATTACCGGCATACCGGAAATTCAGCGCCGCAGCCTGTTCCACGCGCTTAATCTCAAAGCCGTTGCTCACCGCGTGGCTTGTGACCTGGGGCGCGATTATCATTCCTTAAATCTTATTATGGTGCATTTAGGCGGCGGCATTTCGGTTGGCATCCAACAGGGTGGTCGGATGATTGACGTGGCCAATCCTAACGAAACAGGGCCTTTTTCGCCGGAACGGGCTGGCGCCGTACCTACCGGTGACTTGGTGAAAATGTGCTATTCCGGCAAATACACGCTTGAGCAAATGAAGAAAAAACTTGTCGGATCGGGCGGTCTGGTAGCCCATTTGGGCACCAATGACGGGCGTGAGATTGAACGACGCATCAATGCTGGCGACAAGTATGCCGCTTTAGTGTATGAAGCCATGGCCTACCAGGTCGCAAAAGAAATCGGCGCTATGGCTACAGTAGTGAGCGGCAAGGTCGATGCCATCGTTCTTACCGGCGGATTGGCTCACTCGAAATTGTTAACCGGCTGGATTAGCGACCGCGTCAGGTTTATCGCTGACGTGCTGATTTATCCGGGCGAAGACGAGCTTAAAGCCCTGGTCGAGGGAGCGTTACGCGTGCTGCGCGGTGAGGAAGAAGCCAAGATTTACCGATGA